One segment of Pleomorphomonas sp. PLEO DNA contains the following:
- a CDS encoding alpha/beta hydrolase, with translation MSVSLVIFLHGVGSRGSDLAPLAGVLAPHLPEAVFVAPDGPLPFDGGGAGRQWFSIRGVTEANRPQRIVEARSDFDATLSGIIREHGLSEQLDRVALVGFSQGSIMALDALASGRWSFGAIVAFSGRLASPEPLVPSRSTRTLLIHGEADTMIPATESLEAERRLKSAGAVAEVHLLPGVVHTISSEGAALATSFLAKALAIQ, from the coding sequence GTGTCAGTTTCTCTCGTCATCTTCCTGCACGGTGTCGGCAGCCGTGGCTCCGATCTTGCTCCGCTCGCCGGTGTCCTCGCGCCGCATCTGCCCGAGGCGGTCTTTGTCGCGCCGGATGGCCCCCTGCCATTCGACGGAGGCGGAGCCGGGCGCCAATGGTTTTCCATCCGAGGCGTGACCGAGGCTAACCGACCACAGCGCATCGTTGAAGCGAGAAGCGATTTCGATGCGACGCTGTCGGGAATCATCCGTGAGCACGGCCTTTCCGAACAGCTTGATCGAGTGGCTCTGGTCGGCTTCTCTCAGGGCTCTATCATGGCGCTCGACGCGCTCGCCTCCGGCCGCTGGTCGTTTGGCGCCATCGTTGCCTTCTCCGGTCGCCTGGCATCGCCCGAGCCGCTGGTCCCTTCGAGGTCGACCCGGACGCTGCTCATCCACGGTGAAGCCGATACGATGATACCGGCAACGGAGTCGCTTGAAGCCGAGCGGCGGCTGAAGTCGGCGGGCGCGGTTGCCGAGGTGCACCTGCTGCCCGGCGTCGTTCACACGATCTCGTCGGAGGGTGCCGCTCTCGCCACTTCTTTTCTTGCGAAAGCGCTCGCCATTCAATGA
- a CDS encoding glutathione S-transferase family protein gives MLVDGKWTADWKPVQKMDEKGGFVRQTSSFRSWVTPDGAAGPTGEAGFAAEAGRYHLYVALICPWASRTLIARKLKGLEDAISLSVVEPMISDEGWRFGDYAGSTPDTVNGATYLHEIYTKADPHFTGRATVPVLWDKQRGTIVNNESADIIRMLNAGFGDLAKSDFDLYPADLAAEIDALNDRIYPRLNNGVYRAGFATTQVAYEEAFAEVFAMLDELEGRLSDGRNFIHGQRFTETDIRLFVTLIRFDAAYYGLFKCNLRRIADYPGLTGYLKHVLAVPGVRETVSIDHIKRGYYSMKALNPQRIVPLGPDLSDLGLGA, from the coding sequence ATGCTCGTTGATGGCAAATGGACCGCCGATTGGAAGCCGGTGCAGAAGATGGACGAGAAGGGCGGTTTCGTTCGTCAGACATCGAGCTTTCGCAGCTGGGTGACGCCCGATGGCGCCGCGGGCCCGACCGGTGAGGCCGGCTTTGCGGCCGAAGCCGGGCGCTATCATCTCTATGTGGCGCTCATCTGCCCCTGGGCATCGCGCACGCTGATCGCCCGCAAGCTCAAGGGGCTGGAAGACGCCATCTCGCTGTCAGTCGTCGAGCCGATGATTTCCGACGAGGGTTGGCGTTTCGGCGATTATGCCGGCTCCACGCCCGACACGGTCAATGGCGCCACATACCTGCACGAGATCTACACCAAGGCCGATCCACATTTTACCGGCCGTGCCACAGTACCGGTTCTTTGGGACAAACAGCGCGGCACCATCGTCAACAATGAATCGGCCGACATCATTCGGATGCTCAATGCCGGCTTCGGCGATCTGGCCAAGTCGGACTTCGATCTCTATCCGGCTGATCTTGCGGCTGAGATTGACGCGCTTAACGACCGCATCTATCCGCGCCTCAACAACGGCGTCTACCGGGCGGGTTTTGCCACGACGCAGGTCGCTTATGAGGAGGCGTTCGCCGAGGTGTTCGCCATGCTCGACGAGCTGGAGGGCCGGCTTTCCGATGGCCGAAACTTCATTCACGGCCAACGCTTCACCGAAACCGACATCCGTTTGTTCGTCACGCTGATCCGCTTCGATGCGGCCTATTATGGTCTCTTCAAGTGTAACCTTCGCCGCATCGCCGATTACCCGGGCCTGACCGGTTACCTGAAGCATGTCCTGGCCGTTCCGGGGGTGCGTGAAACGGTCAGCATCGATCACATCAAGCGCGGATACTACTCGATGAAGGCACTCAACCCGCAGCGCATTGTGCCACTCGGTCCCGATCTCAGCGATCTTGGCCTCGGCGCCTGA
- a CDS encoding membrane-bound PQQ-dependent dehydrogenase, glucose/quinate/shikimate family: protein MYLVGAVIVAAGLFFVVGGGYLAWLGGSLYFVVAGLVLIASGVQIMRARLSGAALFGVVLLGTAIWAVWDSGLAFWPLVSRLFAMAVGGVVVALSVPLLTRKSSGRRLGYLSLAILGVGVVATAVSAFFPKNVVAPTESVATTTPVDKSAPLPDWSAWGGNVAGTRFGALDDITPANISSLTVAWTAHTGELPKSTGSGAEDQNTPIQIGDSLYVCTAYGTVISFDVDTGTEKWRYAAGGTVPSWQRCRGLGYYDETVAQRVTQQPDGSVFDPSISPRRIFIPTVDARLIALDAETGKPISTFGKQGIVDLKDGMGEVKPGYYQQTSTPLVAANLVIVGGRVADNNETQEPPGVVRAFDAVSGQLVWAWDPGNEAVTREPLSPEGYTRGTPNVWAAMSFDAKLGLVYLPTGNATPDFWAGERTAQDDKYSSSIVAVNVATGRPVWTFQTVHHDLWDFDVPAQPVLYDIHNADGTTTPALLQVSKTGMIFTLNRETGKPLTEVVEKPVPQGHVEGERYSPTQPYSVGMPMLGNGTLVESDMWGATPFDQLLCRISFKEMRHEGVFTPPGLDPSLQMPGSLGGMNWGSVSVDPTTNLMFVNDLRLGLANYLIPRPQVKGGNGIEMGVVPQLGTPFGAMRQRFLSQLGIPCQLPPFGTLSAISITSHKLVWQVPVGTVQDTGPLGIKMGLPIPIGMPTLGPTLATQSGLVFFAGTQDYYLRAFDSHTGKEIWKSRLPVGSQGGPMTYRSPKTGKQYVVITAGGARQSPDRGDYVIAYALK, encoded by the coding sequence TTGTATCTTGTAGGTGCGGTCATTGTCGCGGCTGGCCTGTTTTTCGTTGTGGGAGGCGGTTACCTCGCCTGGCTCGGCGGCAGTCTCTACTTTGTCGTTGCGGGTTTGGTGTTGATTGCGTCCGGCGTGCAGATCATGCGTGCCCGACTATCAGGCGCGGCTCTGTTCGGCGTGGTCCTCCTCGGTACTGCCATTTGGGCGGTTTGGGACTCCGGCCTTGCCTTCTGGCCGCTGGTGTCGCGCCTTTTCGCCATGGCGGTCGGTGGGGTCGTGGTGGCTTTGTCAGTCCCGCTCCTTACCCGCAAGTCCAGTGGGCGCAGGCTTGGCTACCTGTCGCTGGCCATTCTTGGCGTCGGCGTCGTCGCCACGGCGGTGAGCGCGTTCTTTCCAAAGAATGTTGTTGCCCCCACGGAAAGTGTTGCCACCACCACCCCGGTCGACAAGTCGGCTCCGCTACCGGATTGGTCGGCCTGGGGCGGCAATGTAGCCGGCACGCGCTTTGGCGCTCTCGATGACATCACCCCTGCCAACATCTCGTCGCTGACGGTGGCCTGGACGGCGCACACCGGCGAACTCCCCAAGAGTACCGGATCGGGCGCGGAGGACCAGAACACGCCGATCCAGATCGGCGACAGTCTTTATGTCTGTACCGCCTATGGCACGGTCATCTCTTTCGATGTCGATACGGGCACGGAGAAGTGGCGCTATGCCGCCGGTGGTACGGTGCCATCCTGGCAGCGCTGTCGCGGCCTTGGCTACTACGACGAGACCGTAGCGCAACGAGTTACCCAGCAGCCGGACGGCAGCGTCTTTGATCCCTCGATCTCGCCGCGCCGCATATTCATTCCCACCGTCGATGCAAGACTGATTGCGCTCGATGCTGAGACGGGCAAGCCGATCAGCACCTTCGGCAAGCAAGGCATTGTCGATCTCAAGGATGGCATGGGCGAGGTCAAGCCCGGCTATTATCAGCAGACTTCGACGCCGCTTGTGGCCGCCAACCTCGTCATCGTCGGCGGTCGTGTTGCCGATAACAACGAGACCCAAGAGCCGCCGGGCGTCGTTCGCGCCTTCGATGCCGTCAGCGGACAGCTTGTCTGGGCCTGGGATCCGGGCAACGAAGCCGTTACCCGTGAACCTCTCTCTCCCGAGGGCTACACGCGTGGCACTCCCAATGTCTGGGCGGCGATGTCCTTCGACGCCAAGCTCGGTCTCGTCTATTTGCCTACGGGGAACGCCACGCCCGACTTCTGGGCCGGCGAGCGTACCGCGCAGGATGACAAGTATTCGTCGTCCATCGTTGCGGTGAACGTTGCCACTGGCCGGCCAGTGTGGACTTTTCAGACCGTCCACCACGACCTTTGGGATTTCGACGTTCCGGCCCAGCCAGTGCTTTACGATATCCACAATGCCGACGGCACCACCACGCCTGCGCTGTTGCAGGTATCCAAGACCGGCATGATCTTTACGTTGAACCGGGAAACGGGCAAGCCGTTGACGGAGGTGGTCGAAAAGCCGGTTCCCCAGGGGCACGTCGAAGGCGAGCGTTATTCGCCGACACAGCCCTATTCGGTCGGAATGCCGATGCTGGGCAACGGCACTCTGGTCGAGTCGGACATGTGGGGCGCAACGCCGTTCGATCAGTTGCTCTGCCGCATATCCTTCAAGGAGATGCGCCATGAGGGTGTCTTCACTCCACCGGGCCTCGATCCCTCGCTGCAGATGCCGGGTTCCCTCGGCGGCATGAACTGGGGATCGGTCTCCGTCGATCCGACCACCAACCTGATGTTCGTCAATGACTTGCGCCTTGGGCTCGCCAACTATCTCATTCCGCGTCCCCAAGTGAAGGGAGGCAACGGCATCGAGATGGGCGTTGTGCCGCAATTGGGAACACCGTTTGGTGCCATGCGCCAGCGCTTCCTGTCGCAGCTCGGCATCCCCTGCCAGCTGCCGCCGTTCGGCACGCTGTCGGCGATCAGCATCACCTCTCATAAGCTGGTCTGGCAGGTTCCGGTCGGCACGGTCCAGGACACCGGCCCGCTCGGTATCAAGATGGGTCTGCCGATTCCAATTGGCATGCCGACGCTCGGGCCAACCCTCGCCACCCAGTCTGGCCTCGTCTTTTTCGCAGGCACGCAGGACTATTATCTGCGCGCTTTCGATAGCCATACTGGCA